One window of Deltaproteobacteria bacterium genomic DNA carries:
- a CDS encoding phenylacetate--CoA ligase, with amino-acid sequence MTKTFMPAIKSEEALMQLQLDGLKWTVKHAFQGSSFYQKRMKETGVHPPDIQNMEDIQKLPFTTADDLREGYPFPLLAVPLEQVVRIHASSGTTGKRKILCYTEKDLQDWSDMFARCYEMAGLSQADRVQIAVGYGLWTAGVGFQLGVERLGAMAVPVGPGNLDMHCEIMVDLQTTVFCCTASMGLLMAEEVKRRGLRDKISLRKVIFGAERHSEAMRRNMKENLGVEDTFDIPGLTELYGPGTGLECPAHEGIHYWADYYILEIIDPETLRPLPSGEVGEMVVTTLRKEAAPLIRYRTRDLTRLVPGRCSCGNILPRHDKILGRSDDMFIIRGVNIYPGQIDHLLSQVPQVGSEFQVFLERGTDGKDYMTVKVERAEGVDPQEDRVLAAKLEYLLGHQLLVSGKVEVVAFQSLPRTERKSQRVFDKR; translated from the coding sequence ATGACCAAAACATTCATGCCGGCTATTAAGTCGGAAGAAGCGTTGATGCAGTTGCAGCTTGATGGCTTGAAATGGACGGTCAAGCACGCCTTCCAAGGATCTTCCTTTTACCAAAAGAGGATGAAGGAAACAGGAGTCCATCCCCCGGATATTCAAAATATGGAAGATATTCAAAAACTCCCTTTTACCACTGCCGATGACCTGCGGGAAGGCTACCCCTTCCCGCTTCTTGCGGTTCCCCTCGAACAAGTGGTCCGCATCCATGCTTCCTCCGGAACGACCGGAAAAAGAAAAATCCTTTGCTACACGGAAAAAGACCTGCAGGACTGGAGTGATATGTTCGCCCGTTGTTATGAAATGGCCGGCCTGAGCCAAGCGGACAGGGTGCAGATTGCCGTCGGCTACGGCCTCTGGACCGCAGGGGTAGGCTTCCAATTGGGGGTCGAACGCTTGGGGGCCATGGCCGTTCCGGTTGGGCCCGGCAACCTCGATATGCATTGCGAGATCATGGTCGATCTCCAAACGACGGTCTTCTGCTGCACCGCTTCCATGGGCCTGCTCATGGCCGAGGAGGTAAAACGGCGCGGCCTCAGGGATAAGATTTCCCTGCGCAAGGTCATTTTCGGCGCCGAGCGCCACAGCGAGGCCATGCGCCGGAATATGAAAGAGAACCTTGGCGTGGAAGATACTTTTGACATCCCCGGCTTGACCGAACTTTATGGCCCGGGAACAGGATTAGAATGCCCGGCCCATGAAGGGATTCATTACTGGGCGGATTATTATATCCTGGAAATCATCGACCCGGAAACCCTCAGACCTTTGCCATCCGGAGAAGTGGGAGAAATGGTGGTCACTACCCTGCGCAAGGAAGCCGCTCCCCTGATTCGCTACCGCACCCGGGACCTCACCCGTCTGGTTCCCGGAAGATGTTCTTGCGGGAACATTCTCCCCCGGCACGACAAAATCCTCGGGCGTTCGGACGATATGTTCATTATTCGCGGAGTGAACATCTACCCGGGACAAATCGACCATCTTCTTTCCCAAGTCCCCCAGGTGGGCAGTGAGTTTCAGGTTTTTTTGGAACGGGGGACAGATGGCAAAGATTATATGACTGTAAAAGTGGAACGGGCGGAGGGCGTGGATCCCCAAGAAGACCGGGTACTGGCTGCGAAACTGGAATATCTTCTCGGCCATCAGCTCCTGGTCAGCGGAAAGGTTGAGGTGGTCGCCTTCCAAAGTCTTCCGCGCACCGAAAGGAAGTCGCAACGGGTCTTTGATAAAAGATAA
- a CDS encoding branched-chain amino acid ABC transporter permease, whose protein sequence is MGTKNKIYLLIFTLIILTIPAALQNNYHLMVLNVAALNIIVVIGLNLLIGYAGQISLGHAAFFGLGAYLSAIFTVTFGLPLWPAIILAMAITGMIAFAIGIPTLKLEGHYLVMATLGFNIIIYIVMIQLETVTGGPSGFAGIPRLKIAGFVFDSDLKIYYLLWAVSSGVLLLALNLIHSRVGRAMAALSHNEIAARCAGIDTENYKVKIFVISAALASLAGSLYAHYLTFISPGTFSFFYSIQVVTMVLIGGIGSLWGSVLGAILLTILPEILHAAKEYNVLIYGIILMVVLIFFPQGLFPGIARVFQKRKMDGQAEF, encoded by the coding sequence ATGGGAACGAAAAACAAAATTTACTTGCTTATCTTCACCCTGATTATTTTGACGATCCCGGCTGCCCTGCAGAATAATTACCATCTGATGGTGCTCAACGTGGCTGCCTTAAACATCATCGTCGTCATCGGCCTTAACCTGCTCATTGGGTATGCCGGCCAGATCTCGCTCGGCCACGCCGCTTTTTTTGGGCTGGGGGCCTATCTTTCGGCCATTTTTACGGTCACTTTCGGACTCCCCCTCTGGCCCGCGATCATCCTGGCCATGGCCATCACGGGAATGATTGCCTTTGCCATCGGCATTCCCACCTTGAAACTGGAAGGTCATTATTTAGTCATGGCCACCCTCGGGTTCAACATCATTATCTACATTGTCATGATCCAGCTTGAGACCGTAACCGGTGGACCATCGGGTTTTGCCGGGATTCCCCGCCTTAAGATCGCCGGGTTTGTTTTTGACTCGGACCTGAAAATCTATTATCTCCTGTGGGCCGTATCCAGCGGGGTTCTGCTGCTCGCTCTCAATCTGATCCATTCCAGGGTCGGAAGGGCCATGGCCGCGTTGAGCCATAATGAGATCGCCGCCCGGTGCGCGGGCATTGACACGGAAAACTACAAGGTAAAAATCTTTGTCATCAGCGCAGCTCTGGCATCTTTGGCCGGAAGCCTTTATGCCCATTACCTTACCTTCATCAGCCCGGGCACTTTCAGCTTTTTCTATTCCATTCAGGTCGTCACCATGGTTTTGATCGGAGGGATAGGTTCTCTCTGGGGGTCTGTTTTAGGAGCTATTTTGTTGACCATCCTCCCGGAAATTCTTCATGCCGCCAAGGAATACAATGTGCTCATTTATGGAATCATTCTCATGGTTGTTTTAATATTCTTTCCCCAGGGCCTCTTTCCTGGGATCGCCAGGGTTTTCCAAAAGAGAAAAATGGATGGCCAAGCGGAATTTTAA
- a CDS encoding ABC transporter ATP-binding protein, whose translation MLKIKNIDAFFGKIQVLRRVSLHVEAGEIVSLIGANGAGKTTLLNVISGLHPSRNGSRVFLDVETRGLKPEKIVALGILQVPETEKVFNPLTVLENLELGAYLRSQDRGQLMEEMEQVYQLFPILRDRKDQLAGTLSGGERQMLALGKALMGQPKLLMLDEPSLGLAPTVVSEIFRIIQSLNKRGITILLVEQNAKEALRICRRAYVLDTGRILLTGTGEELLNNEEVKRAFLGKDYKGKWER comes from the coding sequence ATGTTGAAAATTAAAAACATCGACGCCTTTTTCGGAAAAATCCAGGTTTTGCGCCGGGTATCGCTCCACGTCGAGGCGGGGGAGATCGTATCCCTCATCGGGGCCAACGGGGCGGGGAAAACCACTTTACTGAACGTCATCTCCGGCCTGCACCCATCGCGGAATGGAAGCAGGGTTTTCCTAGATGTAGAAACCCGGGGGCTGAAGCCGGAAAAAATCGTGGCCCTGGGCATCCTCCAGGTCCCCGAGACCGAAAAAGTCTTCAACCCTCTTACCGTCCTGGAAAATCTGGAACTCGGTGCTTACCTCAGGAGCCAGGATCGGGGCCAATTGATGGAAGAGATGGAACAAGTATATCAGCTTTTTCCCATCCTGCGGGATCGTAAAGACCAGCTGGCCGGAACGCTCTCCGGTGGGGAACGGCAAATGCTGGCCTTAGGAAAGGCCCTCATGGGCCAGCCCAAATTGCTTATGCTCGATGAGCCTTCTCTGGGCCTGGCCCCCACGGTCGTCTCCGAAATTTTCCGCATCATCCAGTCGCTGAATAAGAGAGGAATAACCATCTTGCTGGTCGAACAAAACGCCAAAGAAGCTCTGCGGATTTGCCGCCGGGCTTATGTCCTGGACACAGGCCGGATCCTTCTGACCGGAACCGGGGAAGAACTTCTCAACAATGAGGAAGTAAAGAGGGCTTTTTTAGGCAAAGATTACAAGGGCAAATGGGAAAGGTAA
- a CDS encoding ABC transporter substrate-binding protein, translating to MKKCLPVVCLFLTFCVAGGLAWAADPIKLGAFFDLTGAGSAIGTPTKLVAEMVVKKINGEGGINGRPLQLVIADDEGDPTKAAIIAKKFIESDKVVAIIGPTRTDTGMAAKPIIEQMKVPTFMCVGGDPVVTVPPFKWTFKSPQRTSVAVKKTYDYLKRKGIQNIAIITSADGFGRDGKNWLEKLAVEYGLKIITGESFQATDNDMTTQLIKIKAASPEAIICWTIGKAGSIVAKNVKQLGIQVPLFQCHGLPDPIYIKLAGEASEGNIMPATKLMVASQLPNSDPQKKVILEFIRLYKDVYQYERQFPINTHSGYAWDAIYILANAMKKAGTNNEKLREAIEKTKGYIGVSGIYNLTPEDHNGLGLDSMVIVQIVKGEWKMLE from the coding sequence ATGAAAAAATGTTTGCCAGTCGTTTGTTTGTTTCTGACATTTTGTGTCGCAGGGGGGTTAGCTTGGGCGGCTGACCCAATTAAACTGGGGGCTTTCTTCGACCTCACCGGCGCAGGGTCAGCTATCGGCACCCCAACAAAGCTGGTCGCAGAGATGGTCGTGAAAAAAATTAATGGAGAAGGCGGGATCAATGGGCGGCCTCTGCAACTGGTAATTGCCGATGACGAGGGAGACCCAACCAAAGCAGCGATCATCGCCAAGAAATTCATTGAGTCAGACAAGGTTGTGGCTATCATCGGCCCAACCAGGACTGATACGGGGATGGCCGCCAAGCCAATCATTGAGCAGATGAAAGTTCCCACCTTCATGTGTGTGGGCGGGGATCCTGTGGTCACGGTTCCGCCATTCAAGTGGACATTCAAATCTCCTCAGAGAACATCGGTGGCCGTAAAGAAGACCTACGATTACCTGAAAAGAAAGGGAATCCAGAATATTGCCATTATTACTTCCGCCGATGGTTTCGGCCGCGATGGAAAGAATTGGTTGGAAAAGCTGGCCGTGGAATACGGCCTGAAAATCATCACCGGGGAATCCTTCCAGGCCACGGATAATGACATGACCACCCAGTTGATCAAAATCAAGGCCGCTTCCCCCGAAGCCATCATCTGTTGGACGATCGGAAAAGCCGGGTCCATTGTGGCCAAAAATGTCAAACAGCTGGGCATTCAAGTTCCACTTTTCCAGTGCCATGGGTTGCCCGACCCCATTTATATCAAGTTAGCTGGCGAAGCATCGGAAGGGAATATCATGCCCGCGACGAAATTGATGGTTGCCTCCCAGCTTCCCAATTCTGACCCACAGAAAAAAGTCATCCTGGAATTCATTCGCCTGTACAAAGACGTCTATCAATACGAACGGCAGTTCCCCATTAACACTCATTCGGGATATGCCTGGGACGCAATTTACATCTTGGCCAACGCCATGAAAAAAGCCGGGACCAACAACGAAAAACTGCGAGAGGCGATTGAAAAGACCAAAGGCTATATCGGGGTTAGCGGCATCTACAACCTTACCCCTGAAGATCATAATGGCCTGGGGTTGGATTCGATGGTCATCGTCCAGATCGTCAAGGGCGAGTGGAAAATGCTGGAATAA
- a CDS encoding 2-oxoacid:acceptor oxidoreductase family protein, giving the protein MNMQIAITGRGGQGVLFLTRILAECALRLGVEVIASETHGMAIRGGSVISTLKVGSYRGPLIRSGQADLILALDEGSVDTYAHLLAPHGALILNTPRSSSSPAIDATGMAAGIGSPLMANLILLGFALKFKKLFCDYSLAESVTKAISPERFREANLNALQLGYSASDPEGDG; this is encoded by the coding sequence ATGAATATGCAGATCGCTATTACGGGAAGGGGTGGGCAGGGAGTATTATTCCTAACCCGGATTCTTGCGGAATGTGCCCTGAGATTGGGGGTTGAGGTGATCGCCTCGGAAACCCATGGAATGGCCATCCGCGGAGGATCGGTAATTTCTACCCTGAAAGTCGGGTCCTATCGAGGTCCCCTGATCCGCAGCGGTCAGGCAGACCTGATTCTGGCCCTGGATGAAGGATCCGTCGATACCTACGCCCATCTCCTGGCTCCCCATGGTGCGCTGATTCTTAACACCCCCAGGTCGAGTTCCTCTCCTGCCATCGATGCCACGGGGATGGCTGCTGGAATCGGCTCCCCCCTTATGGCCAATTTGATCCTTTTAGGTTTTGCCCTAAAGTTTAAAAAATTATTTTGCGATTATTCTCTCGCTGAGTCGGTGACCAAAGCCATATCCCCGGAGCGGTTCCGGGAAGCCAACCTGAACGCCTTGCAACTTGGTTATTCTGCCAGCGATCCGGAAGGGGACGGATGA
- a CDS encoding phenylacetate--CoA ligase: MPIFNPDVETRERKELLEFQNERLQIVVNQTYSRVDFYRKKFDEARVNPDDIKNLEDLKRIPFTTRKDLMDNYPYGMFAVPLRDVVRLQFPMGLYGNPIVIGYTRQDLKIWRELVARIMVGIGITEHDIIQVAFNYGLFFGAIRFNQSAELIGAAVVPTSIASAEVQLRIMQDFRSTVLASTPSFALHIIETMKRKRIDPQTLSLKIGLLGAEPWSESVRQVIEENLNIKAYDIYGVMELVEPGVAGECSARAGLHIFEDHFFAEVIDPRTGQALSAGREGELVLTTLTTNAYPLLRYRTSDVTALHYDRCSCGRTMVRMDRVIKRTDQMVSVRGINVFPEKIEEVLAGIDGVGPGYSMEVAEKKGMNDRLKVLVEASPEILVSKEERKTALQEAVQLALRRAIGLRVEVEIVAKDRVLGVGWRG, encoded by the coding sequence ATGCCCATATTCAATCCGGACGTTGAAACCAGGGAGCGGAAAGAACTTCTCGAGTTTCAGAATGAAAGGCTGCAGATCGTAGTCAACCAGACGTATTCCCGTGTGGATTTTTATCGAAAAAAATTCGATGAGGCAAGGGTGAATCCGGATGACATCAAGAACCTTGAAGACCTGAAAAGGATCCCTTTCACCACCCGCAAGGATCTGATGGATAATTATCCTTATGGGATGTTTGCCGTCCCCCTGCGTGATGTGGTCCGCCTGCAGTTTCCCATGGGGCTTTATGGTAACCCCATCGTCATCGGCTATACCCGGCAGGACCTGAAAATCTGGCGGGAACTCGTGGCGCGGATCATGGTCGGGATTGGTATAACCGAGCATGACATTATCCAGGTAGCTTTCAACTACGGCCTTTTTTTTGGTGCGATCCGCTTCAATCAGAGCGCTGAACTGATCGGAGCAGCCGTTGTACCCACTTCGATCGCCTCGGCAGAAGTTCAGCTCAGGATCATGCAGGATTTCCGCAGTACAGTCTTGGCTTCTACTCCCTCCTTTGCCCTGCATATCATAGAAACCATGAAAAGGAAGAGGATCGATCCCCAAACTTTATCCCTGAAGATTGGCCTTCTCGGGGCAGAGCCCTGGTCGGAAAGCGTTCGCCAGGTTATCGAGGAGAACCTCAACATCAAGGCCTATGACATTTATGGCGTCATGGAACTGGTCGAACCCGGCGTTGCCGGTGAATGTTCGGCCAGGGCGGGCCTACATATTTTCGAAGACCATTTTTTTGCGGAAGTCATCGACCCACGCACCGGACAAGCCCTGAGTGCTGGCCGGGAAGGAGAACTTGTCCTCACCACCCTGACAACGAATGCCTATCCTCTTTTACGCTACCGGACGAGCGATGTGACTGCGCTCCATTACGATCGCTGCTCTTGCGGCCGCACAATGGTCAGAATGGATCGGGTTATCAAAAGAACCGACCAAATGGTATCTGTGCGCGGAATCAACGTCTTCCCGGAGAAGATCGAAGAGGTATTAGCTGGTATTGATGGGGTCGGGCCCGGTTATTCCATGGAGGTGGCCGAGAAAAAAGGAATGAACGATCGGCTGAAAGTGCTCGTGGAAGCCTCGCCAGAGATTTTAGTCTCCAAGGAAGAAAGAAAGACGGCCCTGCAAGAGGCCGTTCAATTAGCCCTACGCCGGGCCATAGGCCTGAGGGTGGAAGTGGAAATTGTAGCCAAAGACAGGGTGTTGGGGGTTGGGTGGAGGGGGTAG
- a CDS encoding ABC transporter ATP-binding protein, whose product MAKRNFKILQFTNRLLMLEKALPEDKTILEIREITLRFGGLEALNGLSFSIASHQIVSIIGPNGAGKTTLLNAISGVYPLDSGEIFFRGMPISRLKSFQIAALGVNRTFQQAQLFSNMTVLENVMVGMHPRTKSGFLGGMLHLADERREEKKIQEKAKTLLNFFGLLAKADWMAGHISIAEQKRLEICRAMAGEPELLLLDEPVAGLNIRETEAMGDLIIQLKKTGQTIILVEHNMHLVMGISDWLIVLHHGSKIGEGHPEEMQKDIRVVEAYLGA is encoded by the coding sequence ATGGCCAAGCGGAATTTTAAGATTCTGCAATTTACGAACAGGCTCTTGATGCTAGAGAAAGCTTTGCCAGAAGATAAAACGATTCTTGAAATTCGAGAAATCACGCTGCGGTTTGGGGGTCTGGAAGCTTTGAATGGTCTTTCCTTCTCCATCGCCTCGCACCAGATCGTCTCCATCATCGGACCGAATGGGGCGGGCAAGACCACTCTCCTCAACGCCATCAGCGGAGTTTATCCCTTGGATTCTGGGGAGATTTTTTTCCGGGGGATGCCCATTTCCAGGTTGAAATCCTTCCAGATTGCCGCCCTGGGAGTCAACCGCACCTTCCAGCAGGCGCAACTTTTTTCCAACATGACGGTCCTGGAAAACGTCATGGTAGGAATGCATCCCAGGACCAAATCCGGTTTCTTGGGCGGAATGCTCCACCTGGCCGACGAACGGCGCGAGGAAAAAAAGATCCAGGAAAAAGCGAAAACGTTGCTGAATTTTTTTGGCCTCCTGGCCAAAGCAGATTGGATGGCTGGACACATCTCCATCGCGGAGCAAAAACGTCTGGAAATTTGCCGCGCCATGGCCGGCGAGCCGGAACTTTTACTTTTGGACGAACCTGTGGCCGGCTTGAATATTCGGGAAACCGAAGCCATGGGAGATTTGATCATCCAATTGAAAAAAACGGGCCAGACGATCATTTTGGTAGAACATAATATGCACTTAGTTATGGGTATCTCCGACTGGCTGATCGTTCTGCATCATGGTTCCAAGATCGGCGAAGGCCACCCGGAAGAGATGCAGAAGGACATTCGGGTTGTGGAAGCATACCTGGGAGCATAG
- a CDS encoding branched-chain amino acid ABC transporter permease has translation MTLSLQLFQFILSGLTTGSTYALIAIGFSLIHNATGIVNFAQGEFVMLGGMFMITFYSFLKLPMLPAFILTVFSVAAVGLLLEIGPIRRAKSKEILILVMITVGASISIKGLSMILWGKNPMTLPPFSGEAPLFFYGAVIMPQSIWIFGITVGVVFALNYFFKRTMTGKAMRAVAASRRSAMLTGIPVDRMILLSFTLSGALGAVAGMILTPITTTSYDVGVMLGLKGFSAAILGGYGSMPGAVAGGLLLGVFESLGAGLISSEYKDAVAFLVLLIILFLKPSGILGRGRLRRV, from the coding sequence ATGACTCTTTCCCTGCAGCTTTTTCAGTTCATTCTTTCCGGCTTGACCACAGGGAGCACCTACGCTCTGATCGCCATCGGTTTCTCCCTCATCCACAACGCCACCGGCATCGTCAACTTTGCCCAGGGCGAATTCGTCATGCTCGGTGGAATGTTCATGATCACCTTCTACAGCTTTCTAAAACTTCCCATGCTTCCGGCTTTTATCCTGACCGTCTTTTCCGTGGCGGCAGTCGGCCTGCTTTTGGAAATCGGACCCATCCGCCGGGCCAAGTCAAAGGAAATCCTCATCCTGGTCATGATCACGGTCGGAGCTTCCATCTCCATCAAAGGCCTGTCCATGATCCTCTGGGGAAAAAACCCCATGACTCTCCCCCCATTTTCCGGCGAGGCTCCCCTGTTCTTTTACGGAGCGGTAATCATGCCCCAGAGTATCTGGATCTTCGGGATCACGGTTGGCGTAGTGTTCGCCCTAAACTATTTCTTCAAGAGAACCATGACGGGGAAAGCCATGCGGGCAGTGGCCGCCAGCCGGAGATCCGCGATGCTGACGGGAATCCCGGTTGACCGCATGATCCTTCTTTCTTTCACGCTCAGCGGCGCGCTGGGGGCGGTGGCCGGGATGATCCTCACCCCCATTACCACCACTTCCTATGACGTGGGCGTCATGTTGGGGCTGAAGGGTTTTTCCGCCGCGATCCTGGGCGGATACGGGTCCATGCCCGGTGCCGTGGCCGGAGGCCTTCTCCTGGGTGTTTTTGAATCCCTGGGCGCCGGACTGATCTCTTCGGAATATAAAGACGCCGTGGCCTTTTTGGTGTTGCTGATCATTCTTTTTCTCAAACCCAGCGGAATCCTGGGCAGGGGAAGGCTAAGAAGGGTCTGA
- the iorA gene encoding indolepyruvate ferredoxin oxidoreductase subunit alpha, producing the protein MKKILLGNEAIARGLLENGCSFAASYPGTPASEILSSFLQMAKAEKTPAIGEWSINEKVAYETALSVSYAGGRAAVSMKQVGLNVACDPLMSSAYTGVKGGFLVISADDPGPHSSQTEQDSRMMAMMAKIPVLDPSTPQEAKEMIRVAYQISEEFEIPVMLRPTTRICHSRQGMALEAIPAPSLASGFSKDPQRWAATPRYRYTLHHQLNQKIEAIAAKFGEDSYQRILGSSNARQCIISSGVALAHTYDTLKELNLEDQIALYQVKMPYPLQVQTILDELVPFEKILVIEETSPVIELQLAMRGRIKGRLDGSIPPQGELIPDVLVQSISNFAQIPEEKKAPIPGKARRPTLCPGCPHRAAFYAIRQALPQGIYPSDIGCYTLGLNLGAVDTVLCMGAAISQAAGLYHAYRMKGEVPPIVATIGDSTFYHAGIPALINAVHNGAKFILLILDNFTTAMTGNQPTPGLELLADGRRGKAVAIEDLVRASGVPSLTIIDPYQLEEITRAIKEADKVTRSENGGISVIISRHPCLMTPGAGKKQQSYGMQITEDCIACEICFRDFECPAIGLDQESGRARIDPNLCSGCGVCAQVCPQEAIKRI; encoded by the coding sequence TTGAAAAAGATTCTTCTGGGTAATGAGGCTATCGCCCGCGGGCTGCTGGAGAACGGCTGCTCCTTCGCCGCCTCCTACCCCGGAACCCCGGCTTCGGAAATTCTCTCTTCTTTCCTGCAGATGGCCAAGGCTGAAAAGACTCCGGCTATAGGGGAATGGTCCATCAATGAAAAGGTGGCTTACGAGACGGCTCTATCCGTCAGCTATGCCGGAGGTCGCGCGGCGGTAAGCATGAAACAGGTCGGCCTGAACGTGGCCTGTGATCCTCTCATGAGTTCGGCTTACACCGGAGTTAAGGGGGGCTTTTTGGTTATCTCGGCCGATGATCCAGGCCCCCATAGCTCCCAGACCGAGCAGGACAGCCGGATGATGGCCATGATGGCCAAGATTCCTGTCCTGGATCCTTCCACCCCCCAGGAAGCCAAAGAGATGATCCGGGTTGCCTATCAAATATCCGAGGAGTTCGAGATCCCGGTTATGCTCAGACCTACCACCCGGATTTGTCATTCCAGGCAAGGGATGGCTCTGGAAGCAATTCCCGCTCCCTCGTTGGCTTCCGGCTTTTCCAAAGACCCCCAGCGCTGGGCAGCCACGCCGAGATACCGTTATACCCTACATCATCAGTTGAACCAAAAGATCGAAGCCATCGCCGCCAAATTCGGAGAAGATTCTTATCAGCGGATACTGGGAAGCAGCAATGCCCGCCAATGCATCATCTCTTCCGGAGTTGCGCTCGCCCATACTTATGACACTCTTAAAGAACTGAATCTGGAGGATCAAATTGCTCTTTATCAGGTGAAGATGCCCTACCCTTTGCAAGTTCAGACTATTCTTGATGAACTCGTTCCTTTTGAAAAGATCCTCGTGATCGAAGAAACCTCCCCCGTGATTGAGCTGCAATTAGCCATGCGCGGCCGCATCAAAGGAAGGCTCGATGGTTCGATCCCCCCTCAGGGAGAACTCATCCCGGATGTCCTGGTTCAGAGCATCAGCAATTTCGCTCAGATTCCCGAAGAAAAAAAGGCCCCTATCCCTGGTAAGGCCAGACGCCCTACGCTTTGCCCCGGATGCCCGCACCGGGCTGCATTTTACGCCATCCGCCAAGCCCTGCCCCAGGGAATCTACCCCAGCGACATCGGTTGTTATACCTTGGGGCTGAACTTGGGGGCGGTAGACACTGTCCTTTGCATGGGAGCGGCCATCAGCCAGGCCGCCGGCTTATACCACGCCTACCGGATGAAAGGGGAAGTTCCCCCCATTGTGGCCACCATTGGCGATTCCACCTTCTACCACGCTGGAATCCCTGCCCTGATCAACGCTGTTCATAATGGGGCGAAATTCATCCTGCTCATCCTGGATAATTTCACCACGGCCATGACCGGTAACCAACCAACCCCCGGGCTGGAGCTTCTGGCCGATGGCCGGCGGGGAAAAGCGGTGGCCATTGAGGATTTAGTCAGGGCGAGCGGAGTGCCAAGCCTCACGATCATCGACCCGTACCAGCTCGAAGAGATAACCCGGGCTATAAAGGAAGCGGATAAAGTAACCCGTTCCGAAAATGGAGGGATTTCCGTAATCATATCCCGGCACCCGTGCCTAATGACCCCGGGCGCAGGGAAAAAGCAGCAATCTTACGGCATGCAAATTACCGAGGATTGTATTGCCTGCGAAATTTGCTTCCGGGATTTCGAGTGCCCGGCGATCGGCCTTGACCAGGAATCGGGCAGGGCCAGGATCGACCCAAACCTCTGTTCGGGATGTGGCGTATGCGCGCAGGTCTGCCCGCAGGAAGCGATTAAAAGAATTTAA